One genomic region from Podarcis raffonei isolate rPodRaf1 chromosome 16, rPodRaf1.pri, whole genome shotgun sequence encodes:
- the LOC128403592 gene encoding cytochrome b-c1 complex subunit 8-like codes for MGIHFGNLERVRHVITYSLSPFEQRAFPHFFSKGILNVWRRFSTQVFRVVPPFVAAYVTYSWGTEEFERLKRKNPADYENDK; via the exons ATGGGTATTCACTTTGGAAACTTGGAGAGAGTAAGGCATGTGATCACCTATAGCTTGTCTCCATTTGAACAAAGAGCTTTCCCACACTTCTTCTCCAAAGGAATTCTTAATGTCTGGAGGCGGTTCAGTACACAGGTCTTCCGGGTGGTGCCTC CCTTTGTCGCGGCCTATGTCACCTATTCCTGGGGAACCGAAGAATTTGAACGTCTTAAAAGGAAGAACCCAGCTGACTATGAGAATGACAAATAA